The sequence below is a genomic window from Pleuronectes platessa chromosome 13, fPlePla1.1, whole genome shotgun sequence.
TCTGGTTGCTGGAGACACACAACCAAGAGGCGTTTATTCTACCTCGACCCTTATATAAATGTCATTATCAATTTTTTCAGCGGACTGATGCTGGTGAAGATCATAACTGGGATGTTGACGAGGCCACACGAATCCTGAAAATACTTAAATGTAGATTTTctgtgtataaaaaaaacatatatattccCTCTTTGAAGTCGTGTGTGAGAACAATTTAAGTTTTAACATAATTTTTCTGGAATAAATCATTTTTCCACAACAACCTTCCCATTTCAAAGTCTTatctatttttgaaaatacACAGCAATTGTTGTAGTCCaagtttttcttgtaaaaattcACCTCATCAAGATTATCTTTGCTCCCTTGTACACAAACCATCACAGCTAATTGCGTTTAAACCTGTTGTGTACTTTAATAagaaaatatactgtatatctgcACTTTTgcattgaaataaaacacattctcTCACtacaaaaataatttctttgtctattatttaaagaaatacagatATTCTAACATTCATTCACTTGTACAATACTGAATGATATTGAATAAAATGCAAAAATGGCTGTATGGTTAAAGTGCAGTGGGATTCACTGGTGCCACCGGTGGCCTCCATACTTGGTGGCCCAGTCGACTCGTCCGTGCACCGGCTGGATGTTCGGGCCCCGTGAGAAGTTTGTCTTCACTGTGGAGCCGCTGCTGGATCCGGAGATCTGAGGATTCACAGATCTGCTCCTCCACCGTTCATGCTCTGAAATGAAAAGTGATGTttagacgtgaagctgcttctcTTCTGATCATAATGCAGGTTTTTCTTTACCTTCATTTGACAGAGCCAGTTTATTTGAGGAGATCTTGTTCTTACACGTTTTGGTTTTGTAATCAGTTGAGGAGACATCGACTAAATTCACAaggaaaaaattaagaaaaggtGAATTCAACAAAAATCCCTTCAGGTTTCCAAAAGGCATCAGACCAGGTTGATTGAAAGCAGACACTGGTTCCTTTCCACCTCCAGGGGGCGCTTTTTCCATAGTATGTAGGAAGAGAAagctaaaatgttttttaaaaagtgacaTGACAAATAGAataagagaaaacaaacatatgACAATGATTCCAGACCAGCTCTGTCTGACCCTGACTTGAAGTCTCTGTTGTGACTCACTTGCAGAGTCGCCTTCGAGGGGCCCCAGCTTGTTGGTTCGGGTGTTGGTGTTGCTCGTGAACGAGTCTGGAAAATACAATCAAATCCTTCACTGAGAGAGTCCTCAACTTCTGCCTGGTAGTTTTCAAAATACAACATAGAGACATTTGTCACACTTGAAGGACAAAAACACTCATAAAACCcactaaaacacaaacagactaaTATTAAtaacttctttaaaaaataaatattgttcaATCAATAGCGATGCATCACCTTTAACAAGCTGATTTAGCTATTTTGTATGTAAAATCTTAATTTGCAAAGTAACTGCTGACTAAAGCAGTCCGACTAATTGTACCATATTAAAACAGTAAAGTGGTTAAAGTAAGACCGATATAAATATCCAAAGTGAATTTCAAGTTCTCCTAAAGTATCTCAGTTGTTTTCTACCACTTCCTCTTGCATTAGCAGGTGAATTTGAGTTATACCTTTCCAAAGATGCACTTCCTCCAGGTTCTTTTCCTTCAGACGCTGCTTAGCTGAGAGTTTGGGAAAAGCAGCGTCTAAAATCACATCACagccgagagagagaagaggagaagagatgaaCTCCGACCTCCACTGAGCAGAAGAGAAATTTCCCTCTAAAGCTTTTAATgtggcaaattaataaaaaacattgggAAGACCTCCTAAACAAACTACCAACAAAAATTATAAATGCACTTCATAGGTTAGAAGTTTTAAAACCTTTATTAAGAGGGAGTTCCAGGCCCGGTCCTCTGGTTAAACACGAGTTGTCCCACAGGTTTCTACCTGAGGAATTGCACTTTGGATTAATGcctgaaaaagacagaaagtcaGAATAAACTCACTGTGCCTGATCCCACACTTAAACAACCCATATCATATTTAGATTAAGTTCTGATGGGAaaagtatgaatttataaagctgtttgtaaattgtttgcattttgaaaaAGTGTTGGTGCAGAGGATTCTTTGATTTCTCAACTGGCAGGTACCTGGACTGACAGAGGTAGTGCTGCTTGGCCGACAAGGCGGAGGAGTCCGTTCTCTTTAGCCCGATGCCGCTCGGTAACTTTACTTCCGTGTTGGTCTTTGAATCTGGAAatctagaaaagaaaaaaggtattATTGTATTTTGCCAAAAGTAATGATGACGACAACCTCTCAATAAAAAGATCTCTCACCGAAAGCCGTGTCGATTGAGGGTCCTGTCCTTCAGGGAGCTTATGGAGGTTTTTTTGGAGATGGAAACTCCAGCGTCTGTGTCGTCACCGCCGTCCCAGCTGTCGACTGACTTGAACGATGTTTGACCCCAGCGTCTGCGTCCGGTCCTGGCTCCAGACTCACTGTTCTCAGCTCCAGCAGCCGGCCCTCGCTGCTGTGGAGGATTTGTGTATAACCAAAGTTGTAAAGTCAAAATCTGTGACAATTCTGCTGAGAAAACAAACTCTAAAAGTAGTTTCACTCTCTCaagatgtgttttcatgtcGAGCTTCGATATAAACATATCCGGTGGGAAAACAATTCTAAAAGGCTTGAGAATTTCATTTTGACATTCAGAGATTGTACCTGAGTGTGCCAGCTTCCTGGTTGCTTGTTCTTCACCAGGCTTAGCGGCTGCTGCTACCCCGCTGTAGGATCTGTGTTGTCCTGAGGAAGAGGGATCTCCTGTAGAGGCCGGTGTAGAGGTAGTCTTGAGGTCTGTAGCTCCACCCGGGTCTTCCTCTGCTCGCTGGATTCCAGGTTCGTCTTACAGAGGGTCAGAGGCTTTGGTTCTGTAGCCGTCTGGGAAATCTTCGTCCGAGCCTTGTGCTGCTCTGAGAACTTTAAAGGAGCTCCAAGTGCCTGGCCGACATGGAAGTACGGGTACCGCAGAGCCTGGTGCACGAATAACACAAACCAAAGGAAAAGATATGTCTCCTCTTACATCTATTTGGTTAATGTTCAAGTTCAAGATGGAGATTTTCAAACAAGTTTTACATGTACCTGAGCAGCACTTGGTCTTTTCTCTGGATCCCACCGCAACATGTCTTTCATCAGCGTGATGGCCTCGGCGCTGGCGTTGGGGACCAGGGATCTGAGGCTGGTGGGGATACACTTAGGGAAGCGGAAGTTCATGGAGGAGGCCAGGTTGTAACCATCAGGCCAGTCCGCCTGTggagaggagctgagaggaggaaCGGGACGAGACAACGAGGTGGAGATCATCAGTGAGGCTGCGTTCACGCCTCACATATGACTCAGGCTGCGGCGGCTCACCTTCCTCAGCGCTCCCAGCACCTGACAGATCTTGAAGACCTCGTCCACCTCGCTGTTGCCGGGGAACAGAGGTCTGAGGGTGTACAGCTCCGCCATGATGCAGCCCACCGCCCAGATGTCGATGGGGGAGCTGTAGGAGCTGGACTTGAGCAGAACCTCTGGGGCTCGATACCTGGAAGAACCACATGGAGGGAGGTTTATGGAGCATCTGCAGACATTTAACTCTAGGCTTTGTCTAAgtttaaatgcaaatgttttatttctcatttcataaCTTTGTATTGGTTGGTTAACTGCATTTCAAGACAAGGATCATTAACTTTATTAAATTTTATACATAATAGATGTTTGTCTCTTATCTCTACATGTTATCTACCCCTGCAGACAGTCTTATTCTTATTTCCCCAGGTTTTAATGTCTCGGATCTTTCCGGGTGCTCACAACTTTTAGAATATTACATATATAACAGAACTTTGGATACTTTGGATAATCCAGATGTTTTATATAGAACTATTCTACTATAGCTGTTCTACTATGTAGAACTAAAGAACAACAtagatttggttttatttgtaatttggTTGAACCAActattaaaaaactaaaacacaaatatataaaaacaattttacTCACTAAGTGAATGCATGAAATATTTTGTTATTCCTGTCATATGAAAGGTGAACAATCCTAAACCAGATATTAAACTGTGTTGTCGTCAGGAAGATTAACATTGACATTGTGAGTATTAGAGGTAGCAGATTAATGCTATTATGTGGGATAAATAGAGGAAATCAGCTTAATGAGTCAAAGTAATGACAACATTGATTAtctactgtctgtctgtgttcctcTCTGTCCCCTGAGTGGATTTACTGTACTTCTCCCTTGTCAGTATCAATTACGTCTCCCGGttgtttaaatctttaatctTCTAGTCTAAGTGATTCTACTGCAGGAGTCACCGTGAGTCAGAAGTTTGAATCAGGTCAGACGTCCTCATCAGCTCAGATTTCATAggatatatactttatattatattgtacaaACGTAATATGGatacaaacacaatttaaaaatcCTTCTCACCATCTCGTGGACACGTAATCAGTGTAAGGTGGCTGGGAACGGATTTCCCTGCTAGGCCAAAGTCTGCAATCTTGACCAGCTGTGGGCCCATGCAGAGCAAATTCTCCGGCTTCATATCACGATGGAAATATCCTGAAAAACCAAAATTAGTCCAATAAAACTTCTATGACTAATACAACCACCACGATTTATACTTCAACAGCTATTGATGTGTATCAGAGTTTTCTGAAACACAACTCAAGTTAAAACATCTCGGACCAAATCAGATGATTTAACCAAACACAGAAAAGTCAAGTGtttaaggaaaagaaaagagaaagataaggggagggggggggggggggaggggggggcaccctTACCGTGTTTGTGCACAAACGCTTAACCTGACAACACTTGGAACAGAATGTTCCTTATCTCATTTTCTGAAAACATCGTATCTTCTCTGGCCGCAGCAAAGAGGGAAATGAGAAGAGacggaaagaaggaaagagaggataaagaAAATATACACTGTGCAAACATCATGCCTTATTGAAAAGAGAATATCATCAACACCCACGTGCACTAAAAACACTGTTTATTCAAACATTCCTCTTCTCACAGGAGAAGTGACGCCTGATGTCTTATCAGCTGTCCAGCATTTATACATGTTTTAGGTTTAGACATGTTGTTTAGCTTTAGTCCATTCCCTCTGTGCATGCAGCTGACAGCTTTATAACACAACACCTTAAAGAAGAGATGTTTTCACACGTCTGGACTGAGAGGCCTCGCTCAAGTCACCTACCAGGTTTGTGAATAATGGACAGTCCCTGTAATATCTGAAATGTCATGTTTCTGACGACTGACTCAGGGAACAACTTGTTTCTGCAAAAACAACGACTGACACATTATGACTCAAGCCGACCCAAATAATTCTCACATTGCCGATGCTAATGAAACCCACACGGCAGGATTATATCACCAAAATAACTCACATGACTCAATTAATGCGTAAATGCACATTTAACATCTCCGACATGCTCTCACCGTTCTTTCATGAGCTGATAGAGGTTTTCTCTCATGTACTCGAAGACAAAGAAGAGGTGGTCATTCTCTCTGATGAATTCCATCAGTTTCACCACGTTGGCATGGTTCAGCTTCTTCAAAgactaaaaacacaaagtatttATGAAACACGTTAAATTTCATACAGACATTAAAAAAGAATAACAAGGgataattcaaaaataaaatgtatcatgTCTATGATATCAATGAATCTTACCTTCACTTCTCTCAGATTCAAACACTCGTCCAAGGAATAaaacttcctcttcatcctgttgaaaaaagaaaatatcctCATCATGCTATTTCTAATACTTTGGGTCTTCACTATATGATCTAAACTCTAGTAGTAACTTGTCCTGGTTTAGGGTTAGACTAGTGAGACTAGTTTCTTCAGTTGTCAGTAtttcaaagtgtttgtgtgttaatgctcatattaattaaaatatacaaTCCATCACTATACAGTGAATATAAGTACAAAATATCATCCTAAATAAACTAACTTTGCAGCCTTGTTTTCACCAATCCTTCCCGACACTCTAAAAGCAACACAGAGCACTTTCACTCAACTCACTGTCACGCCGGTATCAGTTTACACTATAACCTTACATTTACAAACAGTGCCTGGTGGAGCCTCGTAaaacattcattattcatttctCGCAGAAGACAG
It includes:
- the LOC128454504 gene encoding LOW QUALITY PROTEIN: serine/threonine-protein kinase MAK-like (The sequence of the model RefSeq protein was modified relative to this genomic sequence to represent the inferred CDS: inserted 1 base in 1 codon; substituted 1 base at 1 genomic stop codon), which gives rise to MKRKFYSLDECLNLREVKSLKKLNHANVVKLMEFIRENDHLFFVFEYMRENLYQLMKERNKLFPESVVRNMTFQILQGLSIIHKPGYFHRDMKPENLLCMGPQLVKIADFGLXREIRSQPPYTDYVSTRWYRAPEVLLKSSSYSSPIDIWAVGCIMAELYTLRPLFPGNSEVDEVFKICQVLGALRKADWPDGYNLASSMNFRFPKCIPTSLRSLVPNASAEAITLMKDMLRWDPEKRPSAAQALRYPYFHVGQALGAPLKFSEQHKARTKISQTATEPKPLTLCKTNLESSEQRKTRVELQTSRLPLHRPLQEIPLPQDNTDPTAGXQQPLSLVKNKQPGSWHTQRGPAAGAENSESGARTGRRRWGQTSFKSVDSWDGGDDTDAGVSISKKTSISSLKDRTLNRHGFRFPDSKTNTEVKLPSGIGLKRTDSSALSAKQHYLCQSRH